A genomic region of Plasmodium malariae genome assembly, chromosome: 14 contains the following coding sequences:
- the PmUG01_14037700 gene encoding conserved Plasmodium protein, unknown function: MNTSNSKNEKNLLIYDKSSKIGCIYFIGISSNLYRGKIILKKNSISDKIVRYTNLNDNLLLIKNGNFNFKQTAILIKGITIFLHRQLEVLLTDFYSMYKRCLFNSLNANNELKGILKKYKTNKKFKIKKNIMYLQDAANRSSNNDILMNNTSNYLNKNKNIANINDIMLKESNEMYINDYNFGNDDIHNDQNVIYQDMLTNSSSFECSKFNNFYTINNGMYNLNTIGTKGETKTQRDTNNILLKLNLQDEKKSKHIEKNNYSNVSLFVSKNLDRKNFSLSIMNNSLFINGDAINSKIEKNMENIYDQNKKNKNKRNFAQIDEEILLRDDTWKNIKINKKKKVLSFFDDHLENINNFFHFLNNSIQGKNSVNNNNYIPIFNFHEPTKNYFSLDAREELYNIFDKKLIENEKCNMQTDNTKLLQTKSTLSSLNEKTRKGMNDLNMEKLRGKFNDDYFMNIELEHNQDKRKYPRKSANYFMNNEDLVDYNFDRISDSHDISSEQQKLNHREPRCNNIGRTDIGNNNNNNNNNNNNNSSSGSGSGSNMYFQYNYACNTFSDTFKETLSVPSSKLVKRRSFTSSQYKQNEELIRLKDYINKLSEKNPNALEIDRIFPINKTSDKSISIIFYNLLVLASNDEIDLYQKFPSDKILIQVR, translated from the coding sequence ATGAATACGTCTAATtcgaaaaacgaaaaaaatcTCTTAATTTATGATAAATCAAGTAAAATAggatgtatatattttataggtATTAGCAGCAATCTGTATAGAGGgaaaataattctaaaaaaaaatagcattaGTGATAAAATAGTGAGATATACCAATTTAAATGATAACTTGTtgctaataaaaaatggaaattttaACTTCAAACAGACGGCTATATTAATCAAAGGAATAACTATATTTCTACATAGACAATTAGAAGTGCTGCTAACCGATTTTTATTCTATGTACAAGAGATGTTTATTTAATAGCTTAAATGCAAATAACGAATTAAAaggaattttaaaaaaatataaaacgaataaaaaatttaaaataaaaaaaaatattatgtatttacaaGATGCTGCAAATAGaagtagtaataatgatatattaatgaacAACACGtctaattatttaaataaaaacaaaaacattgcaaatataaatgatataatgtTAAAAGAAAGTAATGAAATGTATATCAACGATTATAATTTTGGAAATGATGATATTCATAATGAtcaaaatgttatatatcaAGATATGCTAACCAATTCATCTTCTTTTGAGTgttcaaaatttaataacTTTTATACGATTAATAACGGgatgtataatttaaataccATAGGAACTAAAGGTGAAACAAAAACACAAAGAGATacgaataatatattattaaaacttAATTTGcaggatgaaaaaaaaagtaaacatatagaaaaaaataactattCAAATGTTAGTTTATTTGTAAGTAAAAATTTAGATAGAAAGAACTTTTCTTTGAGTATAATGAATAACagcttatttataaatggtGATGCTATAAATagcaaaatagaaaaaaatatggaaaatatatatgatcaaaataaaaaaaataagaataaaagaaattttgcACAAATTGATGAAGAAATACTCTTACGCGATGACACATggaagaatataaaaataaacaaaaaaaaaaaggtactaTCCTTTTTTGATGACCAtttggaaaatattaataacttctttcattttttaaataacagtATTCAGGGGAAAAACTcagtaaataataataattatataccaattttcaattttcatGAACCCACAAAGAATTACTTTTCTTTGGATGCTAGAGAAGaattatacaatatatttgataaaaagttaatagaaaatgaaaagtgTAATATGCAGACCGATAACACCAAGCTACTTCAAACTAAATCAACATTATCTTCtctaaatgaaaaaacgaGAAAAGGAATGAATGATCTAAATATGGAAAAGTTAAGAGGAAAGTTTAATGATGATTATTTCATGAACATAGAATTAGAACATAACCAAGATAAGAGAAAATATCCAAGAAAATCAgctaattattttatgaacaatGAAGACCTTGTTGATTACAATTTTGATAGGATAAGTGATTCACACGACATCAGTTCTGAACAGCAGAAGTTAAATCATAGAGAGCCTCGTTGCAACAACATAGGCAGAACAGATAtaggtaataataataataataataacaataataataacaataacagtagtagtggtagtggtagtggtagtaatatgtattttcaatataactATGCCTGTAACACATTTAGCGACACTTTTAAAGAAACTCTAAGTGTCCCTTCGAGTAAATTAGTTAAAAGAAGATCTTTTACTTCATCacaatataaacaaaatgaagaatTAATAAGATTAAAagattacataaataaattaagcgAAAAAAACCCTAATGCTTTAGAAATTGATCGAATATTCCCTATAAACAAAACATCAGACAAAAGTATTTCAATAATATTCTATAATTTGCTTGTTCTAGCATCAAATGACGAAATAGATTTATATCAAAAATTCCCTAGTGATAAAATTCTCATACAAGTACGATGA